A window of Salvia splendens isolate huo1 chromosome 8, SspV2, whole genome shotgun sequence genomic DNA:
caacttcggtggtcttcatcctctttggcgcactagtgtgcagaattccaccttggaatttctgcttgtccctcaaaagcgtccagatggcctcgtgcttgaactcgccgaacatcgaccggtacgacaatatCGCTTTAGCACGCACGTCTTcccagctctcgccgctcccctgtgcccgcgcgcacttctcgaactccgccgcgtacaagttcacttgcttcttcacttgatcccagtgcttgcggagttgctcacgcttgcgcttgtacgcgttcGGCGGCTTGGCCGCATTGTAGaggtcggcgatgcgctcccagtacgcgaactgcctctggttgttcgcgaatatcggatcttccgatatatctacccaacaccgggccaaaatgagagtttcctcgtcggtgtagtttgtacgaccgggggcgtactcatcgcaatcaccgggagggcggcaacttctgcgcccgctgccggttccgcttctttttggctggggcggaagcggtcgcggcggggtcgggatcggccgctgcggcgtcacgtcgggagggggcgactggtcgggttggagacggctccatgtccgacaacccatacgagtccgtactgaaatcgggatcgtattgggcgttggtgtcgaacgaacgatattggccgggttctgtacccggccaacgcgcatctccactaaacataggactatttggacttgaagccatttcgtagtaattatgtaaatgtaagtttcgaaagtgaaattgtgaaatgaaatgtaaaacgaatgaactctatttataaaacaaccaaaccgcgtgccatcgtccgcgacctatcgtccgtgtacgccacaatggggaggacgatggcgcgcccgatgcctatcgtccgcagccatcgtccgtgtacgccacaatggggcggacgatggcgcggacgataggcatcgggcgcgccatcctccgcgcccttagtatcggccgcgacgatcgtccgcgacctatcgtccgtatccgcaatgggcgcggacgatcgatggcgcggacgatgcgcgccatcgggcgtgccatcgtccgcccattgcggatggcctaataaAAGTTAGGCTGGAGATATTCGGGTCCGCATCGACCCGACTGATATCAGTCAGAGCCTGATTGCAGCTGCATAAATTGATACAGCATCAAATCCAACCTCTCCTCTTTTCTCACTCTGACTACAGTATTCTTTGTTGCTCTCTCAATTAACTCTACATCGTTGTGCCACTCGCATCCTTCGTTTCGATCCAATCATCCATTGTAAGTCCCCTATCACCGAATCTCATCTATCTGTCTGGATCGCTCCATTAGCCGCAGATGGTAAAGTCAAttttttaatcaataaggtTGAATTTTGTTCATTTTATTGGGTGTATCGAGGTCAATTGCTGCTATCGAGTGCAAAAAGATCAATTCTTcattgatttttgttttatagggttttgatttgatttgaccTTGTTCACGCAGGACCATTGTTTTGCGTGTATTTTCGTCCTATTTCTATTctgtatttgattttgattagaATTGGATCGAATTACTTGAATTAATGCAAGATTTGTTTTCCCATGGTTGATTTTTAGTTGGGAAAGTATGTgaacttttatttgtttatgggAAAAAGTGACTTTGGGGTTTGACTTTGTATTGGGTATGTAAAGTGATTTTGGTACTGATTCAATTATGTCTTCTCAAGAATCGGATTTTATTTTGTTCAATGTATTGCATGCTTCTACTGAATTGTTGATCTTCAATTCATTGATCTGTTGCCTTTTGTGGGACTACTTATAATTATTTTGGCAACCTTTTGCTGTCCGCAGTCTTTTAAAGTATTTCTGGTCTAATCAAATTAATATGTACTTGTATGATCTATAATGCTCTTAAGCCAACCATGAGCGACGAAGGAGAGAAGACTTGCCCCCTCTGTGCTGAGGAGATGGATTTAACCGATCAGCAGTTGAAGCCTTGCAAGTGTGGCTATGAGGTACTACTAAAGCTCCATgtcattatttcattttgcaaATTAAATCCATGCTTCTTGCCCCCTGTGCCTATGTCTCTCTAGTCTAGATGTAACATACGACCTTCATGTATAAGAGTTGGATTGAATTACAAGTTTAAGATCATGTGAGGTGCTTAAATTTCTACGAGAGTGTCATTCTCTTTCATTTTGATAGTTTCAGGTCAGGAAATATGTTGCAAACAGTTACTTTTGTAGGTGGCTAAGGAATTACTACTATATTAGAAGAGGGCCAAGAGGCTGAGATGAAGATGCAGTTACAATTTTTTTGAGGATGtttaaaataattacaaaatgcTCACATGATTACTTTCTTTAATTAATGAGCAAAATTCCTTCCGAGCCGGTATTGCTCTAAGGTTCTAAATTTTCTAGTTATAATGTGAAAAGAAACAGAAGAAATAGAGGGAAAGAGGtacagaaagaaagaaaagaacattACTCTGTGTTGTACACTTGCTTAGGTAATGCAACTTGTACATTATAACTTTTTAATCTTTAATCTGCCTGCGTTCCTGGATTTCACGTGTTATCTCGTTCCTGTTGCATGTAATTAAAAATCATTACTTTGCATTGCTAAGCATACCTTTAGATACTTTAAGTCGTAGATTAGTTGATCCCATGCTGAAAATGGAGCGAACATAGGAACCTTCTCATTGATCGGGGATATAGTTAATTTTTACTTGCATATTGATTTCTGAAGAGCCAAACTCGATTTTATTTAATCGCACTCCTGGATTCAAGGCTACCATACATTTACTTGTCACTATTTGCTGGtgaatgtaattttatttctcGTGTGAGGTATGTGACTACCTTTTTATGATCTCTCTTTTTGTTGGTTGTTACTTGACTGAGTTGACTCGTGGTTGTTACTTCTTCAGGGCGTCACCATTCTATTTCTATTGATAGAGATATTTTTCTTAGCAGTGTATCTGTTCAAATGCGAATCCTATACCATCTATGCTCTGGACAACAATAGTGTCATTTTTGTTGTTCTTGCTGAATATTTCTGCTAATGTTGGATGTATGAATCTTTTGCAATATTTCTACAGATTTGTGTTTGGTGTTGGCATCATATTATGGATATGGCTGAGAAAGATGAGACTGAAGGGCGCTGTCCAGCATGTCGTACTGCTTATAACAAAGAAAAGATTGTTGGAACAACTGCAAAATGTGAAAGGTAAGTTCTGTTTGTTGCTACGTGAATTCTCTACTATTCTTTTAAGTCTTGAGCCATAAGGGCGTATATTATATTGCCCTAAATTGAATGTGTGATGATTTGACAGACTGGTGTCAGAGATGAGTGTGGAGAAAAAGGTGAAGTCACAGAAGGGAAAGAGCAAAGCCTTGGAAGGACGGAAGCAACTTGGCAGTGTACGAGTCATTCAGAGGAATCTTGTGTATGTTGTGGGTCTGCCACTGAATTTTGCAGATGATGATGTAATTACTACCCTATTATCTTGCTCCTATTCCATTCCTCttccatatttttatattttgtgacCATTCTAATTGTTATTCATTTTGGTTGCCAGCTACTTCAGCGCAGAGAATATTTTGGTCAGTATGGGAAGGTGCTGAAGGTGTCAATATCTCGAACAGCGACTGGGACTATACAACAGTTTGCAAATAGTACATGCAGTGTGTAGGTCCCTAAGTTTTAGAGTTTTATTcgattatttcaaaattttgatgcATATTTGTTTGATTGTTCTTTGGATGCACGTATTGCACAATTTCTTGATGAACTTGCTTACTATTGGGTGGATTAGAACCTAAGGTACAAAATTATCTTGTTCTGTTAAATCACGAGTTCCTCGTGATAGTGAAACTCTGAAGAAAAATGGTTTTTCTTTGTTATGCATTAACTACCTTTGGCCAGCTTAACAATATCTTATGGCAAACTTCAGTCTAAATTTCTTTTGTTAAGGTTGCTTATGTAATATTCTAGTTTTTGTATGAAGTGTCATACCATTTAAGATTTTTGATATACATCTTTTTGTTTGGGGGTGGGTGGAATGACCATGTTATGGGTTCAATTGAGGGGTTGGAGTGTTACTGTAATTATTTGTATTTCAACAAGAGGGTTGTAGGTGATAGAAATGGGAACTAGTTATTTACTATCACTCCCAAGTCCTATCCCCTTTAGCGAATTAAGGAAAGCAGGAGTCCTTTTTACATATCATTGTTTACTTATTTCTTATTTGGTCCCTCTCTCCTTTTTATCATAGATATATAACATATTCAAAGGAGGAGGAGGCAGTCCGATGTATTCAGCTGGTACATGGATTTGCTCTGGATGGTAAACCTTTGAGGTGGGTGACATCCTTCATTTATGTGGTAGACCTTTTAGTAATATTTGACTCTCTGATAACGCTGGCTGCAGGGCATGCTTTGGGACCACAAAATACTGTCATGCATGGCTGAGAAATATGGTACGACTTCTTAGCATTTTACAAGTTAGATTGTGGCACAATCTCACACAATATGTTCGCTCATAGTACACTGTACACATGCCCAGTTATGAACCCAAAGCTTATTGAATCACATGGGCTATCACCTGATCATGGTCTTACGTGTTGATACAGCCTTGCAGCAATCCAGATTGTCTGTATTTGCATGATATTGGCTCACAAGATGATAGTTTTACGAAGGATGAAGTCATATCTGAACACACAAGGTATTTCTGTGTGTGAATGATGTTAGTTGTATTCCTTGCCATCATTTTTCTGTTCTGTAATTCTCCTTATGCTATATTTGCTTCTTTTGATTTGGTGAACATGTGGGTAACCCACCCGCCTGAAGTTGGAGTTTGTGTATTCTTGGCATTAGTTTTATCATATTGTGGTCTACACATCTGGAAAGTAGTACAGTACTACttgtttctgtttttatttttaaacaaaTAGATCACGTATTCATTGACCTTCTTTTCTCCATTCATTCATTGACCTTCTTTTCTCCATTGTATATTGTCCTTTATATGGCAGAGTTTCAAGTGATGGTTGAATATCATAATATTATTGAAGCGTCGTTTTCGTGCCCTGAGTACTTAACAGAAGAAATTATAGCATTACTGAAATATTACTTCAGGATGTCCTGGATAGCGTGTTGAGTTTTGCCTCTTCTCCTGTACTAATATTGTCTTATTTTTGTTCTCAAATATCTGTCCTACGTAATGATCAAAAGGAGTAGAATTCAACAAGTCACCAGTTCCTCAAGCAGTATCCAACGGCGTTCAGGAAATGTATTACCTCCTCCAGGAGATGATTACTGCAATAATAACAGCTCGACTTCTTCGGTGAAGCCTTTGGCTAAAACTGCTATTAATACAAATGTAAGATTTCATCATTATTTCTTTCGCCCAGCAGATATGCTTATCAGTCTTTCAGTAATGTGATTTCTTCTTCCAGTTTTATCTGATTTCtagtttcaattttttgttcTTTCTTGATTTAGTGTTGTGTCTAGCCCCATGAAGTTCATTTGAACCATATTTTTAGGGATTCTCGATTTCTCATGCACCATATTCATGAAAACATGTGAAATTATGAATGAACAGTTGTTCTAATTAATGATTCTGTACTTCCTTACTTGTCCTTCATTACTCCAACAGAATTCAGTACCGAGTACTAGAAATTCTCCACCAAGTACTAGCTCAGGGATATCTGCTGCTCTACCAGCTGGAGCGTCATGGTATGCATCCTCTTATGGTAGTTGTCTCCTATTCTTTCTTGCTAGCCTTACTGAATATTGTATTGATCAGGGGCATACGTCCATCTGGTAATCAATCTTTGCTGACAAGCACATCGAGTTCCATCAAAGCACCCAATCAGAAAAATGATACGTGTAATGGTCCCGCAGCATTTTCTAAATCAGCCCCAAGTCAAGTTTCTTCACTTCAGAATGGCACTGGGAAGAAAAGGGTGCCCAATGAAGGAAGCACCATTTCTCTCGAGAAAAGTAAAACAGAAACTTCTGGGCCAGTAAAAAAGGAAGCAAATACAGATGGAAGTGTTGTTTCTGACACTTCCTTTACACCTGCATGCATCACCAGTGTGCCCTTGAGCAGCCAGTGTCATAGCCCACCTAGAACGAGATCACTTCTAAATACTTCTAATATAGTTGATTCTTCTGCTTCATCTAACGGACTTGTATCAGATAAAGATCCTATGGACTACATAGACAATAACATGGAGAATGTGTGCTCTGATGTATTATCATTGAGCATTCAAGAAAATCAACATTCACAAAATAACAATGTGGAGCAAATTAGAGAATCATCAGTTTGTGAGACTTCTGGAGAAGTTAAGAATAACACTGATGTGGTACACATTGGAAGTGTCCAGTCTGATTCTAGATTGGGAAGGCCTGATGAAGTAACTAAAATCGACTTGCCTGAACTGGACAATGATTTGTTATCTTTTCATAGCCCGAGGATTAAGGATCCTGAGATTGCTTCCAGTAGAACACAAGATATTTTTGATGCACTTAATCTTAAACGTTCTGATTTTCTTTCTCCTGCATTTGACAATGCTAATGGTTTAACTGGCATTGGTTTTAATAGCCAGGCTGTGCATAAAAGTGGTAACTTGATGGTTTCAAGTTCTAATTCTCCAAGTGTGTTTCTGGAGAATACATTCAATAATGGTGCTGAAAATTCCACTTTGTCTCTGAGAAAAGAGAACATGTCTCAGCTTGCGAGATATGAAACTGAAGTAGGCAGTGGTGTTCCGGCTATTGATACGGCGGAGAGAAGCATCATATCAAATATTTTGTCACTGGACTTCGACTCATGGGATGAGTCTGTAAGTTCACCTCAGAACCTGGCTAAGTTGATAAGTGAAACTGATAAACGGCAGGGGTCTTTTGGAGCACCAGGGTCCTGGAAAACTCAGAATAGCAGTCAATCAAGATTTACATTTGCTAGAGAGGAGGAAGCTATGAGCCATTTGCCCGAACAATCTATTGATTACCATGAACAAGCCTTGAAGCAGCATCTTTTTGGCCATAATTTCTCAGGCAGCAACAGATTCCATGTTGAGAAGTTTGTTAGTACTAACGGTTTACCTGTTTCCAGTGGCACAGAACAAGATTATTTTGCTAACAATGTTTCTCATTATTCTTCCAACAAGCTTCCTAGTAAGTTAATGACTTAATGCTAATTCATAATTCTCTTAAGGACCATTTCAGtatcttttttacttttcgTTGGGGTTTCATATGCAAA
This region includes:
- the LOC121743028 gene encoding uncharacterized protein LOC121743028 produces the protein MPTMSDEGEKTCPLCAEEMDLTDQQLKPCKCGYEICVWCWHHIMDMAEKDETEGRCPACRTAYNKEKIVGTTAKCERLVSEMSVEKKVKSQKGKSKALEGRKQLGSVRVIQRNLVYVVGLPLNFADDDLLQRREYFGQYGKVLKVSISRTATGTIQQFANSTCSVYITYSKEEEAVRCIQLVHGFALDGKPLRACFGTTKYCHAWLRNMPCSNPDCLYLHDIGSQDDSFTKDEVISEHTRSRIQQVTSSSSSIQRRSGNVLPPPGDDYCNNNSSTSSVKPLAKTAINTNNSVPSTRNSPPSTSSGISAALPAGASWGIRPSGNQSLLTSTSSSIKAPNQKNDTCNGPAAFSKSAPSQVSSLQNGTGKKRVPNEGSTISLEKSKTETSGPVKKEANTDGSVVSDTSFTPACITSVPLSSQCHSPPRTRSLLNTSNIVDSSASSNGLVSDKDPMDYIDNNMENVCSDVLSLSIQENQHSQNNNVEQIRESSVCETSGEVKNNTDVVHIGSVQSDSRLGRPDEVTKIDLPELDNDLLSFHSPRIKDPEIASSRTQDIFDALNLKRSDFLSPAFDNANGLTGIGFNSQAVHKSGNLMVSSSNSPSVFLENTFNNGAENSTLSLRKENMSQLARYETEVGSGVPAIDTAERSIISNILSLDFDSWDESVSSPQNLAKLISETDKRQGSFGAPGSWKTQNSSQSRFTFAREEEAMSHLPEQSIDYHEQALKQHLFGHNFSGSNRFHVEKFVSTNGLPVSSGTEQDYFANNVSHYSSNKLPISRPHVSAPPGFSAPSRAAAPPGFTSHARTEQFFESHSGNHALEATSLLRNQYQTAPSGDTYSNGDIEFMDPAILAVGKGTFASGINNMGLDIRSNFSPQFNTYDEVRFQSILQRSFPPQHNQRFGDLGNNLSTLGDIHGIPSRVAEQTLTNNHSPFSQFSLHQYRNGATSNGQWDGWNESQSRNNLSIDELLRAERLRLSSNIYGGYEESKMRMPGSGNIYNGAYGI